One Oryza glaberrima chromosome 10, OglaRS2, whole genome shotgun sequence DNA segment encodes these proteins:
- the LOC127753445 gene encoding TATA-binding protein 2-like, with the protein MAAAAVDPMALGLGTSGGGGGGEAAVGGDGAEPVDLVEHPSGIVPTLQNIVSTVNLDCRLDLKKIALQARNAEYNPKRFAAVIMRIRDPKTTALIFASGKMVCTGAKSEDHSKLAARKYARIVQKLGFPAKFKDFKIQNIVGSCDVKFPIRLEGLAYSHGAFSSYEPELFPGLIYRMKQPKIVLLIFVSGKIVLTGAKYRKEIYAAFENMFPVLTEYRKTQQR; encoded by the exons atgGCTGCCGCGGCGGTGGATCCGATGGCGCTGGGGCTGGGGacgagcggaggaggaggaggaggcgaggcggcggtggggggtgATGGGGCGGAGCCGGTGGATCTCGTCGAGCACCCCTCCGGGATCGTCCCCACCCTCCA GAACATTGTTTCGACAGTAAATCTGGACTGCAGGTTGGATCTGAAAAAAATCGCTCTACAGGCTCGTAATGCAGAGTACAACCCAAAG CGTTTTGCTGCAGTTATCATGAGGATAAGGGACCCAAAGACAACAGCCCTGATATTTGCTTCGGGAAAGATGGTTTGCACTGGAGCAAAGAGCGAAGACCATTCAAAGCTTGCTGCGAGGAAG TATGCGCGAATCGTCCAAAAGCTTGGCTTCCCAGCAAAGTTCAAG GATTTCAAGATCCAGAACATTGTTGGTTCATGTGATGTCAAATTTCCTATTCGCCTGGAGGGCCTTGCTTATTCTCATGGCGCATTCTCTAGT TATGAGCCAGAGCTCTTCCCTGGGCTGATTTACCGGATGAAGCAGCCAAAGATTGTGCTTCTCATTTTTGTCTCTGGCAAGATTGTTCTCACTGGAGCTAAGTACCGCAAAGAGATTTACGCTGCCTTTGAGAACATGTTCCCGGTGCTCACTGAATACAGGAAAACTCAGCAGCGCTG A